One window of the Rosa rugosa chromosome 3, drRosRugo1.1, whole genome shotgun sequence genome contains the following:
- the LOC133740964 gene encoding 2-hydroxyisoflavanone dehydratase-like yields MESTNNEVAREFRLFKVYKDGRVEKFHNTQKVPPSTDSVTGVQSKDVLISPEPAVSARIFLPKIHDPTQKLPILFYIHGGGFCLESAFSPMFHKHLTSLAAEANAIAVSVEYGLFPDRPIPACYDDSWAALKWVQSHSTRSGTDPWLNQYADFNRVFLGGDSGGANICHSLAVRVGSIGLPGVKVAGMVMVHPFFGGSAVDDEMWLYMCPENGGVQDRRLRPPAEDLAKLGCDRVLIFFAEKDHLRQVGQWYCDELKKSEWGGSVEVVEHEDVFHLRREPEGEKAQDLIKKFGSFIKQN; encoded by the coding sequence ATGGAGTCAACCAACAACGAAGTCGCTCGCGAGTTTCGCCTCTTCAAGGTATACAAAGATGGTCGCGTCGAAAAGTTCCACAACACACAAAAGGTCCCACCTTCCACCGACTCCGTCACCGGTGTCCAATCCAAGGACGTCCTCATTTCACCCGAACCCGCCGTTTCTGCCCGTATCTTCCTACCCAAGATCCACGACCCGACCCAGAAACTCCCCATCCTATTCTACATCCACGGCGGCGGGTTCTGCTTGGAGTCCGCTTTCTCTCCAATGTTTCACAAGCACCTCACCTCCTTAGCCGCCGAAGCCAACGCCATTGCCGTCTCCGTCGAATACGGGTTGTTCCCGGATCGGCCCATACCCGCTTGCTACGACGACTCGTGGGCCGCCCTCAAATGGGTCCAGTCCCACTCGACCCGATCCGGAACCGACCCGTGGCTGAACCAGTACGCCGACTTTAACCGGGTTTTCTTAGGCGGGGACAGCGGCGGAGCCAACATTTGCCACAGCCTGGcagttcgggtcgggtcaatCGGGTTACCCGGAGTCAAAGTGGCGGGAATGGTTATGGTGCATCCCTTTTTTGGTGGGTCGGCCGTGGACGACGAAATGTGGCTGTACATGTGTCCGGAGAACGGCGGGGTGCAGGACAGGAGGCTGAGGCCGCCGGCAGAGGATCTGGCGAAGCTTGGATGCGATAGGGTGTTGATATTTTTTGCGGAGAAGGATCATCTGAGACAGGTAGGGCAGTGGTACTGTGATGAGCTGAAGAAGAGTGAGTGGGGTGGGAGTGTTGAAGTGGTGGAGCATGAGGATGTGTTTCATTTGCGCAGAGAACCTGAGGGAGAGAAAGCTCAGGACTTGATCAAGAAGTTTGGTTCCTTCATCAAGCAAAACTAA